A DNA window from Candidatus Delongbacteria bacterium contains the following coding sequences:
- a CDS encoding UPF0175 family protein, giving the protein MNRINIDIPDESLMVLNEDAHELSEQMKLLAAIHFYKFHKFTIKQAADFAGKSLLSFITELGNNKIPIIDYNPQDLESELESFK; this is encoded by the coding sequence ATGAATCGAATAAATATTGATATACCCGATGAATCATTAATGGTATTAAATGAGGATGCTCATGAACTTTCCGAACAAATGAAACTATTAGCAGCAATTCATTTTTATAAATTCCATAAATTTACAATAAAACAAGCGGCTGATTTTGCCGGTAAATCCTTGTTATCCTTTATAACTGAACTTGGTAATAATAAAATTCCAATTATTGACTATAATCCACAGGATCTTGAGTCTGAATTGGAATCCTTTAAA